A single genomic interval of Pyrus communis chromosome 7, drPyrComm1.1, whole genome shotgun sequence harbors:
- the LOC137740706 gene encoding uncharacterized protein, which translates to MVSVYGTSYRAEKSMYWDWMVNQFTPTDIPWICGGDFNEFMWDHEKSGGVEVLYNRPRFLEEFMSSSLLMDLGFQGPAFTWKGLRRGEWVDERLDRVLANEQWQQLWSNSLVMHGTTIASDHCPIILNSNLEGPRGRKMFRFEAFWVAEEECKNLVKNCWECRHNGRCVNRWRDWGPNFDEIREISRQIDELRLQEENYWCQRSRVKWLREGDANTQFFHSSTLQRRKRNKIVKLRAENGNWVDRPSQVRQLVDNHFISVFSSAGSRTWGSLLDCIIPSVSVEMNEALTAPVTDDEIKDAAVQMGGLKVPGPDGFQGIFYQSYWEIVRADVSDLVRELFLDSAGTGLINQTHIVLIPKVPNPEFVS; encoded by the exons ATGGTGTCGGTTTATGGGACTTCGTATAGAGCTGAGAAAAGTATGTACTGGGATTGGATGGTCAACCAATTTACCCCCACGGACATTCCTTGGATTTGCGGCGGGGACTTCAACGAATTCATGTGGGATCATGAGAAGTCTGGAGGAGTTGAGGTTTTGTACAACAGGCCTAGGTTTCTAGAAGAGTTTATGTCTTCTTCTCTGTTGATGGACTTGGGCTTCCAAGGGCCGGCCTTTACGTGGAAAGGGTTGAGAAGAGGGGAATGGGTGGATGAGCGGTTAGACAGGGTCCTGGCGAATGAGCAGTGGCAGCAACTTTGGTCAAACTCCCTTGTTATGCACGGTACGACTATTGCTTCGGATCACTGCCCAATTATTCTCAATTCTAATCTTGAAGGGCCGAGAGGTAGGAAGATGTTCAGGTTTGAGGCGTTTTGGGTAGCGGAGGAAGAGTGTAAGAATTTAGTGAAGAATTGCTGGGAATGTAGGCATAATGGCAGATGTGTGAATAGATGG CGAGACTGGGGTCCAAACTTTGATGAGATAAGGGAGATATCTAGGCAGATTGATGAGTTAAGACTCCAAGAGGAGAATTATTGGTGCCAGAGGTCGAGGGTAAAATGGCTGAGGGAGGGGGATGCTAACACTCAGTTTTTTCACTCTTCAACCCTTCAGAGGCGAAAGAGAAATAAGATTGTGAAGCTTAGGGCTGAGAATGGGAACTGGGTGGATCGTCCGTCTCAGGTGCGCCAATTGGTGGATAATCACTTCATTTCAGTCTTTAGCTCGGCCGGGAGTCGTACCTGGGGTTCGCTGCTAGATTGCATTATTCCCTCGGTCTCTGTTGAAATGAATGAGGCGCTAACTGCGCCGGTCACGGATGATGAAATAAAGGACGCTGCTGTGCAAATGGGAGGTCTCAAGGTTCCTGGCCCTGATGGTTTCCAGGGCATCTTCTATCAGAGTTATTGGGAGATTGTGAGGGCAGATGTTTCGGATCTGGTCAGAGAGTTGTTTCTGGACTCTGCGGGTACAGGTTTGATAAATCAGACTCACATTGTGCTAATTCCCAAAGTCCCTAATCCGGAATTTGTGTCGTAA
- the LOC137741062 gene encoding E3 ubiquitin-protein ligase ATL41-like has translation MSSLSTIPIRLLKDDETERPWFHHKSSYDFNSKIMLTAIISLSVVVFLVIVLHTYARCVLRRQALRRAAWHHNLGSTVAHAHSVESEPPKIGLEPSVIAALPIFVFRRADGRDGRDDNAIECAVCLSMLEDEEMARLLVNCKHSFHAECIDKWLSSHTTCPICRTEAEPRLQLEPREGPAAGTPTAPQLEHVNSVLSPSCMEGTSEGAQSSSAGTKVNAPVSRLSSFRRILSMDRSSGRVQSCGQEDGIEDLERQ, from the coding sequence ATGTCTTCCTTGTCTACAATTCCGATACGCCTCCTCAAGGATGACGAGACCGAACGGCCATGGTTCCATCACAAAAGCTCATACGACTTCAACAGCAAGATTATGCTAACAGCCATCATTTCATTATCCGTCGTCGTTTTCCTAGTAATCGTGCTTCATACCTATGCAAGGTGTGTCCTCCGACGCCAAGCCCTTCGCCGAGCGGCCTGGCATCATAATTTGGGATCAACCGTGGCTCATGCCCACTCCGTTGAGTCTGAGCCACCCAAGATTGGACTCGAGCCATCCGTCATCGCCGCCTTGCCCATATTCGTATTCAGACGTGCGGACGGTCGAGATGGTCGGGATGACAACGCAATAGAATGCGCTGTGTGCTTGAGCATGTTGGAGGATGAAGAAATGGCACGGCTGCTTGTAAATTGCAAGCATAGTTTCCATGCAGAGTGCATCGACAAGTGGTTGAGTTCCCACACTACCTGCCCCATTTGCCGGACAGAGGCGGAGCCACGTCTGCAGCTCGAGCCACGAGAAGGTCCCGCGGCCGGAACGCCCACGGCTCCGCAATTGGAGCATGTGAATTCTGTGTTGTCACCATCATGTATGGAAGGGACATCAGAAGGGGCTCAATCCAGCTCAGCTGGTACTAAAGTAAATGCTCCTGTTTCGAGGTTGAGTTCTTTCAGAAGAATCCTTAGCATGGACAGATCTTCGGGACGGGTTCAATCTTGTGGTCAAGAAGATGGTATAGAAGACTTAGAGAGGCAGTGA